One Prodigiosinella aquatilis DNA window includes the following coding sequences:
- a CDS encoding ABC transporter ATP-binding protein — protein sequence MTLLQVSGLMIEDRQGTALVDALSLSLDAGEILGLVGESGSGKTLTCRAMMRLLPGEGLTIREGQIRLNDTDVLTLNDKQMTAIRGREIGMIFQNPASHLNPVMTIGQQIAESRRLHFGASRHDARQQAITLLRQVGIPDPVRRVDNYPHEFSGGMRQRAMIAVALACEPKVLIADEPTTALDVTVQMQILRLLSDLRDRLGIAIILITHDLGVVAQTCDRIAVMYGGRLCESGDKRQVLAQACHPYTRGLIDCQPASEGGLGRLITIPGQPPLAQRFPTGCRFHPRCPHATLDCQRVQPVMQTATPGSAHAAACHHPLHAMLCGREHGQ from the coding sequence ATGACACTGTTGCAGGTTTCAGGCCTGATGATTGAAGACCGTCAGGGTACGGCGTTGGTGGATGCGTTGTCACTGTCATTGGACGCCGGGGAAATTCTCGGTCTGGTGGGGGAAAGCGGCTCAGGAAAAACCCTGACCTGCCGGGCGATGATGCGTCTATTACCCGGTGAGGGATTGACGATTCGCGAGGGTCAAATCAGGCTCAATGACACGGATGTATTGACGCTCAACGACAAGCAGATGACTGCCATCCGCGGTCGGGAAATTGGCATGATTTTCCAGAATCCAGCCAGTCATCTGAACCCGGTGATGACCATCGGTCAGCAGATTGCCGAAAGTCGGCGCCTGCATTTCGGCGCCAGTCGCCACGATGCGCGCCAGCAGGCGATCACATTATTACGTCAGGTTGGCATCCCCGATCCGGTTCGGCGAGTGGATAACTACCCGCATGAATTTTCTGGCGGTATGCGTCAGCGTGCCATGATTGCCGTGGCACTGGCCTGTGAGCCGAAGGTGCTGATTGCCGATGAGCCTACCACAGCGCTGGATGTCACCGTGCAGATGCAGATTTTGCGACTGCTTAGCGACCTGCGGGACCGGCTGGGCATTGCCATCATTTTGATCACTCATGACCTCGGCGTGGTGGCACAAACCTGTGATCGTATTGCGGTGATGTACGGCGGAAGACTGTGTGAATCTGGGGATAAACGCCAGGTACTTGCGCAGGCGTGCCATCCCTATACGCGCGGGCTGATTGATTGCCAGCCCGCCAGCGAAGGTGGATTAGGGCGATTGATCACCATACCGGGCCAGCCGCCATTGGCGCAGCGTTTTCCCACCGGTTGCCGTTTTCATCCACGTTGCCCGCACGCCACCCTTGACTGTCAACGTGTTCAGCCGGTGATGCAGACTGCCACGCCCGGTAGTGCGCATGCTGCCGCGTGTCACCATCCGCTACATGCCATGCTGTGTGGGAGGGAACATGGCCAGTAA
- a CDS encoding ABC transporter permease — MHRYRFMLWRPLQLLPVLFGISVLTFIMVRAIPGDPARILLGVHSTPAAIARVRAQYGLNEPLWLQYFYFLRNLLHGEMGKSIIYRVDTLKLIMSRLEPTVYLVLGSVLLSILFTIPLAASAARHRGKLADQAVRLFSTIGLGLPSFWLAIMMILLFSLSLGWFPVSGYGSDWGERLHHMFLPCLTIALALSAVLTRNLRASLLMELQTDYVTAARARGQSENRIFWRHVIPNSLVPTVNLLAVNIGWLIGGTVVIESVFAIPGMGQLLVKAIISRDYMVVQGVVLVFSLATVAVNLLADVLTVALDPRVKL, encoded by the coding sequence ATGCACCGTTACCGCTTTATGTTGTGGCGCCCGTTGCAATTGCTGCCGGTATTGTTCGGTATCAGTGTGCTCACTTTTATTATGGTGCGAGCCATTCCCGGCGATCCGGCGCGCATTCTGCTGGGAGTACACAGTACACCCGCCGCTATCGCCCGCGTTCGGGCGCAATATGGGTTGAATGAACCGCTGTGGCTGCAATATTTCTATTTCCTACGTAATTTGCTGCACGGTGAGATGGGAAAATCGATTATCTATCGAGTTGATACCCTGAAACTGATCATGTCACGCCTTGAACCGACGGTGTATCTGGTGTTGGGCAGTGTGCTGCTATCGATACTGTTTACCATACCGCTGGCCGCCAGTGCCGCCCGTCATCGTGGAAAGCTGGCCGATCAGGCGGTCCGCCTGTTCTCTACCATTGGCCTGGGTTTGCCCTCGTTCTGGTTGGCGATCATGATGATTCTGCTGTTCAGCCTCTCGCTGGGGTGGTTTCCGGTCTCGGGCTATGGCAGTGACTGGGGCGAACGTTTGCATCATATGTTCTTGCCTTGTCTGACGATCGCGCTGGCGTTGTCCGCCGTGCTGACCCGTAATTTGCGCGCCAGCCTGCTGATGGAATTACAAACCGATTATGTCACCGCCGCTCGGGCGCGTGGACAGAGCGAAAATCGTATTTTCTGGCGTCATGTTATACCGAATTCACTGGTGCCGACTGTCAATCTGCTGGCGGTCAATATCGGGTGGCTGATTGGCGGTACTGTGGTGATTGAAAGTGTTTTTGCTATTCCCGGCATGGGGCAATTGCTGGTTAAGGCGATCATCAGCCGTGATTACATGGTGGTACAGGGCGTGGTACTGGTATTTTCCCTGGCAACGGTGGCGGTGAATCTCCTGGCTGACGTGTTGACCGTGGCGCTAGACCCGAGGGTAAAACTATGA
- a CDS encoding ABC transporter permease, whose translation MSAMTILSGVKRRWLPRQQALRTGMAILFVWVLLALFCPWLAPYDPIAQNVAATLLPPDLLHPFGTDNFGRDIFSRVMWGARVDLQICIIGVIFPFTIGTVIGAFSGYLGGAVDTVLMRIIDIVLAFPFLVLMLSIIAILGPGLGSFYIAMAMVGWVSYARLVRSQVLTLKHRDFILAARSLGYTHPRILFIHILPNALTSSIVFSMSDCVLVLLNGAAVSYLGLGVQPPIAEWGVMVAEGQSFITTAWWITTFPGLAIVVLAMGFSLLADGLGDKLGAQP comes from the coding sequence ATGAGCGCGATGACAATCCTCTCTGGTGTCAAACGTCGCTGGCTACCGCGCCAGCAGGCGTTAAGAACCGGCATGGCGATTCTGTTTGTTTGGGTGTTACTGGCCCTGTTTTGTCCCTGGCTGGCACCTTATGATCCCATTGCTCAGAACGTTGCCGCGACACTGTTGCCGCCCGATCTGCTTCATCCTTTTGGTACCGATAACTTTGGCCGGGATATTTTTTCCCGGGTGATGTGGGGTGCACGGGTGGATCTGCAAATCTGCATCATCGGGGTGATTTTCCCCTTTACCATCGGTACGGTCATCGGCGCGTTTTCCGGGTATCTCGGTGGTGCGGTGGATACCGTCTTGATGCGGATCATCGATATTGTGCTGGCGTTTCCATTTCTGGTGTTGATGTTGTCGATTATTGCCATTCTTGGCCCGGGCCTCGGCAGTTTTTATATCGCTATGGCGATGGTGGGATGGGTGTCTTATGCGCGGTTGGTGCGCTCACAGGTACTGACGCTTAAACATCGGGACTTTATTCTGGCCGCGCGAAGCTTGGGTTATACCCACCCGCGCATTCTGTTTATACATATATTACCTAACGCGCTTACCAGTTCGATCGTGTTCTCCATGTCTGACTGCGTGCTGGTGTTGCTCAATGGCGCGGCAGTGAGTTACCTCGGTCTTGGCGTTCAGCCACCGATTGCCGAGTGGGGTGTGATGGTGGCCGAAGGCCAAAGTTTTATCACCACCGCCTGGTGGATAACCACGTTTCCCGGACTGGCCATTGTTGTGTTGGCGATGGGCTTCAGTCTGCTGGCTGACGGATTGGGCGACAAGCTGGGAGCACAGCCATGA
- a CDS encoding LuxR family transcriptional regulator, with the protein MKVAVQDRTTPMRETTVDSAFNQLFARTSRLGFDALIYDYTPVPRSLEGELITPSILHMHNVPADMQRLWSESGYYQVDPVQHYALESCAPFIWSYQRPDSTSLHNRLSDKNKPVTHYMCDNNMPSGATVPLHLPHGSFVTVTGIHTGTGHELDIHDVLAEFSLLAQTFQEQIYPLFDDRVLTCHHVHLSKRERECLSWAAEGLTAKEIARKLNRSIATVTLHLNTAGRKLGANNRVQAVVRALHYRLLDS; encoded by the coding sequence ATGAAGGTCGCGGTGCAAGACAGAACCACACCAATGCGGGAAACAACGGTGGATAGTGCGTTTAACCAGCTTTTCGCGCGGACATCCCGTCTTGGTTTTGACGCGCTGATTTACGACTACACACCCGTACCACGTTCGCTGGAAGGTGAGTTGATCACGCCGTCGATACTGCATATGCACAACGTGCCTGCTGATATGCAACGGCTGTGGAGTGAGAGCGGTTATTATCAGGTCGACCCAGTTCAACATTATGCGCTGGAAAGCTGTGCCCCTTTCATCTGGTCTTATCAACGGCCAGATAGCACCTCACTGCACAATCGGCTCAGCGACAAGAACAAACCCGTCACTCATTACATGTGTGACAACAATATGCCCAGTGGCGCGACAGTGCCGTTGCACCTTCCTCATGGCAGTTTCGTGACCGTGACGGGCATTCACACCGGTACCGGGCATGAGCTGGATATTCATGATGTACTGGCCGAATTCAGCTTGTTGGCACAGACTTTTCAGGAACAGATCTATCCGCTGTTTGATGACCGTGTTCTCACCTGCCATCATGTGCACTTGAGTAAACGCGAGCGCGAATGTCTGTCCTGGGCGGCTGAAGGACTGACGGCCAAAGAGATCGCCCGCAAACTTAACCGATCGATCGCCACCGTGACGCTGCATCTTAATACCGCGGGGCGCAAACTCGGCGCCAATAACCGGGTACAAGCGGTGGTTCGTGCCCTGCACTATCGTCTGCTCGATAGTTGA
- a CDS encoding ABC transporter ATP-binding protein, translating to MASKLYPLLEVEDLTVAFPVSGGFSLKKRYVHAVNGVSLHIQAGETLGLVGESGSGKSTLGRAILHLEDATSGRVRFDGRLITDGMRPDITRLRQQTAMIFQDPFSSLNPRQTLGESLAEVLRVHHKVAESAIAARVAELLTLVGLSPEQATRRPQALSGGQCQRAGIARALAIEPRLIVADECVAALDVSIQAQIINLLMDLRERMGLAILFIAHDLAIVRRLCDRVAVMYLGRIVESGPTPIVFSTPRHPYTAALVAAIPEIDPDRPLPRHSLQGEPPSPLDIPAGCAFHPRCAYALPSCGQGTAPETRHIADHAFDCVLDDSSSDRIYPLTEEMLHEAKAF from the coding sequence ATGGCCAGTAAATTATATCCATTGCTGGAAGTGGAAGATCTCACGGTCGCTTTTCCAGTGTCCGGTGGTTTTAGTCTTAAAAAACGGTATGTTCACGCCGTCAATGGGGTGTCCTTACACATTCAGGCCGGTGAAACACTGGGGCTGGTAGGGGAATCCGGCAGCGGAAAAAGCACGCTGGGCCGGGCGATTCTGCATTTGGAAGATGCCACTTCAGGCCGTGTGCGTTTTGACGGTCGATTGATTACTGATGGGATGAGGCCGGATATTACCCGGTTGCGCCAGCAAACCGCGATGATTTTCCAGGACCCATTTTCGTCGTTAAATCCGCGTCAGACGCTAGGCGAAAGTCTTGCCGAAGTGCTGCGTGTGCATCACAAAGTGGCGGAATCTGCCATCGCGGCACGGGTTGCCGAGTTGCTGACGCTGGTGGGTTTGAGCCCGGAGCAGGCGACGCGCCGTCCGCAGGCATTGAGCGGTGGGCAGTGTCAGCGGGCCGGTATCGCCCGGGCGCTGGCCATTGAGCCACGTTTAATTGTTGCCGATGAATGTGTAGCGGCGCTGGACGTCTCTATTCAGGCGCAAATTATCAACTTGTTGATGGACCTGCGTGAGCGTATGGGGCTGGCGATTCTGTTTATCGCCCACGATCTGGCGATTGTGCGTCGCCTATGTGACCGGGTGGCGGTGATGTATCTCGGCCGTATTGTGGAAAGTGGGCCAACACCCATCGTTTTCAGCACACCGCGACATCCGTATACCGCGGCATTGGTTGCAGCGATCCCCGAGATTGACCCTGACCGGCCGCTGCCCAGGCATTCGCTACAGGGCGAGCCACCCAGTCCGCTGGATATTCCCGCCGGTTGCGCTTTCCATCCACGTTGTGCCTATGCCTTACCGTCATGCGGTCAGGGTACAGCACCCGAAACCCGGCATATTGCCGACCATGCCTTCGACTGCGTGCTTGATGACAGCAGCAGCGACAGGATTTATCCGTTGACTGAGGAAATGTTACATGAAGCAAAAGCATTTTAA